TGCAAAAGTTATTTTAAACAAGATAATCCtcccaaaaaatttaatttggatgaaCTTTGTGTTTTCTCATGCAACTAATCGTGCATTCAATGCACTGAAATTTTGAAGCTTCGAAACAAGGtcttttttaaagaaataaaggttCAGTGCTTAATTTCAGTTGCAGTGCATAATATAGCATTTTTTAGGAAAAATGTTGCAGTGCTTAATTTCAGTTGCAGCCGTGGTATAATATCGTGCGCACATCTCTAAAATCGGATGGCTAGGTTTAGTAGGATGTTGTGAATTTAAAATGTGTGATTTTTTAAGTGAATCCCTAAAGATAAGTAATAATGGTATAAGTCGTagataaattgatgtatatgagTAATGAGTTATGGAGAAGTTcctataaatggaaatgtgcTATTTTTATCGGAcgaataaaaatggaaaatgccCATATTTTATAGGATGGATGAggtattttatatactccttctagccataaaaatagtctcatttgtggacgacacgagttttaatgagaaattgatatagtaagagagaattgaaaaaaagtagtTATAGTAAGATATATGTGgacagaagaaaaaaagataaagtatgagagataaacttttcattttcagaaatgagactatttttggtggatatcccaaaatgacaaaatgagactaattttctggacggagggagtgatgtttttaaaaaaactgtACTTTTATGTCTTTACGAATTACTCCAAATATTAAGTACtctttgtcccaattaagatgtTCAAATTCTTGTGTatcacaagattttaggagttgttagATGGaataagtagagagaaaaaagtagttgaatattttattgaggagagaggagaaagagatttatttccaaatgTAGAAAGTGCGTTTAAAAGGTGGTAgcatgtggatcctacttttgtatattagttttataataaaatgtgagtgagaatgagagttagtggaatatgaagtccactataaaaaataataaaagtgaaatgtgataaatttttagggacagacgaaaatgaaaataagtgacaaattttcaggaacgAATGAAGTATATAATTCGAAATGAGCTAGTTGATCATGGGaacaatacacaaattttaagtcttgaattttagctatttttttatagttattGTGATATGTATGTAATTgcaatatatttaaatgtgcttttaatttatatttatagtatgtatagtgtattttaattttaaaagtactGTAACTCTTTTGaatataaagtatatttaataagtatataaatttaataataaaaaaatttgaataattatttaatttacataaattaattaatatgtaatttaaattagtatgTTGGTATAATTGAAAaggtataaaaaattaataaatatggagtatatttttagattagaGGTTAGagtaaataattgaagtaaaattaaCTTTTGATGCGAACTATGAACCTTTGGTTTGACTTTGATGTAAACGGAACCCTAAATCAATCTTACCTGCCAATTAATGGCCTGGCCATATGTATCGTTCAATATACTCACAATTGAAAGTAAAAAGGTTAAATCTTTGAAAAGTCACTCTCACACTTTCTACTTCAATCTTCATCAACTACGCAATGGCGACTCAAATCCTCCAAATCAGAGACGACGACGACGAAATCACCATCATCTCCTCGACGCCGCCGCCGTTAATCAAGTCCGGCGCCACAAAATCCGACGCTATTTCAGTGGAAACCTACCGCCCCACCCCCAAAATCACCATGGACCTCGACGACGTCGTCGAAGTCCCCGCCTCCTCCTTCACCAAGCGCCGCAAAAGCCGCCGCTTCTACAGAGGCGAATCGTCCAACTCCAAGCCACTCCGCCTCTCCTTCTCCTGCGAAATCTGCGCCTGCGACAAGCCGATCAGCGACTCCTTCAACATCCTCGGCTGCGATCACTCCTACTGCACGCAATGCGTCTCCAATTACGTCGCGGCGCGGCTGCAGGAGAGCATCACCGCCATCGGGTGCCCCGTCCCCGGCTGCGCGGGATTTCTGGAGCCGCAGCACTGCCGCACGATTCTGCCGCGGGAGGTTTTCGATCGGTGGGGAGACGCGCTGTGCGAGGCGCTGATTTTGGGGGCGGAGAGGTTTTATTGTCCGTACAAGGAGTGCTCGGCTCTTCTGATTGCCGATGGGAGTGAGACTGTGGTGCAATCGGAATGCCCTGAGTGCCGGCGGTTGTTCTGTGCGCCGTGCAAGGTGGCGTGGCATGCCGGAATCGAATGCGATGAGTTTCAGAGGCTGAAGAAGGATGAGAGAAGTAATGAGGATTTGAAGCTTATCAAACTTGCAAAGGATAGTAAGTGGATTCGGTGCCCTAGCTGCCGAATTTATATCTCCAAGTCTGAAGGCTGCCTATACATGCGCTGCAGGTTGGTTTGcctttttctctattttataaaCACACATTTTGACTCGGGTTTAAAGTTTTacgaaattatttgaaaaagttagtgaaatgtaatctcatttttctatactgttaattttattatataattatagaatGTGGTCCCCTCTACTTAATAGTGGACAGTCTGAAATATCAAAACGTGTAAGGTTTTGGCGGATGGTGATGGTATACAGTCTGAAATGTCAAAACGTGTAAGGTTTTGGCGAGGTGATGGTATATGTAATCCACTTGATACTTAATGTAATCTACGTTAGTATTGGGCATATTCTCGAAATGGGCTCGTTTGGGAAGCAATTGCCCGGAATGGGTGTGGGCCATACTTTTTTAATTCCTTTGTGCATTTACAAAATACGTAACTAAATACGTATTTTCAAAATGCGAGTGTTGAATATTGTCGATTAGATATGACATAATTGATAGATTCTCAAGAGTTGTATGCTGTAGTGCTGGGTTTTTATGTAAGTCTTGGTGCTTGGTGTAGATTGGTGATGGTGTTATGTTTTTGTTGATAGGTGTGGAATGGCGTTTTGTTACAATTGTGGAGCTAAGATGGACGTACATCTTCACTACTGCACAAAATGCAAGCACTGAGATTGGTTGATTTGGTTTGGTTAAGTAAAGTAGTAAGCCTATAGTTAATGCTTGGGCTCTGTGTTAAAGACATGAGaccatattt
The genomic region above belongs to Salvia hispanica cultivar TCC Black 2014 chromosome 3, UniMelb_Shisp_WGS_1.0, whole genome shotgun sequence and contains:
- the LOC125216784 gene encoding E3 ubiquitin-protein ligase RSL1-like, translating into MATQILQIRDDDDEITIISSTPPPLIKSGATKSDAISVETYRPTPKITMDLDDVVEVPASSFTKRRKSRRFYRGESSNSKPLRLSFSCEICACDKPISDSFNILGCDHSYCTQCVSNYVAARLQESITAIGCPVPGCAGFLEPQHCRTILPREVFDRWGDALCEALILGAERFYCPYKECSALLIADGSETVVQSECPECRRLFCAPCKVAWHAGIECDEFQRLKKDERSNEDLKLIKLAKDSKWIRCPSCRIYISKSEGCLYMRCRCGMAFCYNCGAKMDVHLHYCTKCKH